One Thermodesulfovibrio thiophilus DSM 17215 genomic window carries:
- a CDS encoding heavy-metal-associated domain-containing protein: MKEMKIFIEGMSCAHCVKRVYQALKNADVEEADVKIGEAKIAFDENKTNMEKIAKSIEEAGYKLKN; this comes from the coding sequence ATGAAAGAGATGAAAATTTTTATTGAAGGGATGAGCTGTGCACACTGCGTTAAAAGAGTTTATCAGGCTCTTAAAAATGCAGATGTTGAAGAAGCAGATGTGAAAATTGGAGAGGCCAAAATTGCGTTTGATGAAAACAAAACAAATATGGAAAAAATTGCGAAATCAATTGAAGAAGCAGGTTATAAACTAAAAAATTAA